The Immundisolibacter cernigliae genome has a window encoding:
- the cobS gene encoding adenosylcobinamide-GDP ribazoletransferase, with product MITALWRPLRLALAMLTTLPVPQPTAPDPDELGRAPLTYPLVGVLLGALLIGASWALFDLPPLAGAAIVLALWTLLTGALHLDGLADCADGLLGGHADAARRRTIMHDPHVGSAAVVALVLVMIGKFAGLAAALDHGNLLPLLLAPVLGRGAVLALMCALPYSSPGGMAEAITARLPRQTGWLVVAVVAGLSLIVAPGALLLAALLVCLIGRGALHRLGGASGDVYGAAIELIETAVLLAMALPSGT from the coding sequence ATGATCACCGCCCTGTGGCGCCCGCTACGGCTGGCGCTGGCCATGCTGACCACGCTGCCGGTGCCGCAGCCGACCGCGCCCGATCCGGACGAGCTCGGACGCGCCCCCCTGACCTACCCGCTGGTCGGCGTGCTGCTGGGCGCACTGCTGATCGGCGCCAGTTGGGCGCTGTTCGACCTGCCGCCGCTGGCCGGCGCGGCCATCGTGCTCGCGCTGTGGACGCTGCTGACCGGCGCGCTGCACCTGGACGGCCTGGCCGACTGTGCCGATGGCCTGCTGGGCGGCCATGCCGATGCAGCGCGGCGGCGCACCATCATGCACGACCCGCACGTCGGCAGCGCGGCCGTGGTCGCCCTGGTGCTGGTGATGATCGGCAAGTTCGCCGGCCTGGCGGCGGCGCTCGATCACGGCAACCTGCTGCCGCTGCTACTGGCACCCGTACTCGGCCGCGGCGCCGTGCTGGCGCTGATGTGCGCCCTGCCCTACAGCAGCCCCGGCGGCATGGCAGAGGCGATCACGGCGCGGCTGCCACGCCAGACCGGCTGGCTGGTCGTGGCGGTGGTCGCAGGGCTGTCGCTGATCGTGGCGCCCGGCGCCTTGCTGCTGGCGGCGCTGCTGGTCTGCCTGATCGGCCGCGGCGCCCTGCACCGGCTGGGGGGCGCCAGTGGCGATGTCTACGGCGCGGCCATCGAGTTGATCGAGACCGCCGTACTGCTTGCGATGGCCCTGCCATCCGGCACCTGA
- the cobT gene encoding nicotinate-nucleotide--dimethylbenzimidazole phosphoribosyltransferase — protein MSLDWLHGPCAVPDAATAARAAARQGRLTKPPGSLGRLEALAVQLAAWQGHDQPTLECVQVCVFAGDHGVVAQGVSAFPQAVTAQMLRNFVSGGAAVSVLARQLGAHLEVVNLGTAVDPGPLPELIDARIAPMTTDFTIAPAMTTAQLNAALSAGRDAVARARNAGAQLFIGGEMGIGNTTAAAALACALLGEAPQQLAGPGTGLDASGVRRKAAVIAQALSLHEAHCGEPLEALRRLGGFEIAALTGAAIACAQAGLPLLVDGFIVSAAMLAACRIQPAVRDWLLFGHRSAEPGHDRVLQALDAAPLLALDMRLGEGSGALTALPLLRLACALHGEMATFSEAGVAGSQP, from the coding sequence GTGAGCCTCGACTGGCTGCACGGACCCTGCGCCGTGCCGGACGCCGCTACCGCCGCCCGCGCCGCCGCTCGGCAAGGGCGGCTCACCAAGCCGCCGGGTTCACTCGGTCGACTCGAAGCCCTCGCAGTGCAGCTCGCGGCTTGGCAAGGCCACGACCAGCCGACGCTGGAGTGCGTTCAGGTTTGCGTATTTGCGGGCGATCACGGCGTGGTCGCGCAGGGCGTGTCGGCCTTTCCGCAGGCGGTCACGGCGCAGATGCTGCGCAACTTCGTCAGCGGTGGCGCGGCGGTCAGCGTGCTGGCGCGCCAGCTCGGCGCGCATCTTGAAGTCGTCAACCTGGGCACCGCCGTCGACCCCGGTCCGCTGCCGGAGCTGATCGACGCCCGCATCGCGCCCATGACGACCGATTTCACGATCGCGCCGGCCATGACGACGGCGCAGCTGAACGCCGCACTCTCGGCCGGCCGGGATGCCGTGGCGCGCGCCCGAAACGCCGGCGCCCAGCTGTTCATCGGCGGCGAGATGGGCATCGGCAACACCACGGCGGCGGCCGCGCTGGCCTGCGCGCTGCTGGGCGAGGCGCCACAGCAACTGGCGGGCCCGGGCACGGGACTCGATGCGAGCGGCGTGCGGCGCAAGGCGGCCGTCATTGCGCAGGCCCTGTCGCTGCACGAAGCGCACTGCGGCGAGCCGCTGGAAGCGCTGCGGCGCCTCGGCGGCTTCGAGATCGCCGCCCTGACCGGCGCCGCCATCGCCTGCGCCCAGGCCGGGCTGCCGCTGCTGGTGGACGGCTTCATCGTCAGCGCGGCGATGCTGGCTGCGTGCCGCATCCAGCCGGCGGTACGCGACTGGCTGTTGTTTGGCCACCGCTCGGCCGAACCGGGACACGACCGCGTGTTGCAGGCGCTGGACGCCGCGCCCCTGCTGGCGCTCGATATGCGCCTGGGCGAGGGCAGTGGCGCGCTGACCGCGCTGCCGCTGCTGCGCCTGGCCTGCGCGCTGCATGGCGAAATGGCGACGTTCAGCGAAGCCGGCGTTGCCGGGAGCCAACCATGA
- a CDS encoding cysteine synthase A produces the protein MNITPDFIGLIGNTPLLRLRRLSDETGCEILGKCEFLNPGGSVKDRAALGIIRDAKRRGALRPGGLIVEGTAGNTGIGLALVGRVLGYRTLIVIPQTQSQEKKDAIRLAGATLREVPAVPYKNPDNYVRLSGRLAEELAATEPGGVLWANQFDNVANRQVHLETTGPEIWEQTGGTVDGFVCAVGTGGSLAGIGMALKARRPDVVIACADPLGAGLYNYYMHGELKAEGNSITEGIGQNRITANLEGAPVDRAYAIPDQEALPLLFDLAREEGLVLGGSTAINLAGARRLARELGPGHTIVTLLCDYGQRYQGKLWNPAFLREKGLPTPDWLA, from the coding sequence ATGAACATAACCCCGGACTTCATCGGCCTGATCGGCAACACACCGCTGCTGCGCCTGCGCCGGCTGTCAGACGAAACCGGCTGCGAAATTCTGGGCAAGTGCGAGTTCCTGAACCCCGGCGGTTCGGTCAAGGACCGCGCGGCGCTGGGCATCATCCGCGACGCCAAAAGGCGTGGCGCGCTGCGCCCCGGCGGCCTGATCGTGGAAGGCACCGCCGGCAACACCGGCATCGGTCTGGCGCTGGTCGGCCGGGTGCTCGGTTACCGCACGCTGATCGTCATTCCGCAAACCCAGAGCCAGGAAAAAAAGGACGCGATTCGTCTGGCCGGCGCGACGCTGCGCGAAGTCCCGGCGGTGCCGTACAAGAACCCCGACAACTACGTGCGCCTGTCCGGCCGGCTGGCCGAGGAGCTGGCCGCCACGGAGCCGGGCGGCGTGCTGTGGGCAAACCAGTTCGACAACGTCGCCAACCGGCAGGTGCATCTGGAGACCACGGGTCCGGAGATCTGGGAGCAAACGGGCGGCACGGTGGACGGCTTCGTCTGCGCGGTCGGCACCGGCGGCTCGCTGGCCGGCATCGGCATGGCGCTCAAGGCGCGCCGGCCGGACGTGGTCATCGCCTGCGCCGATCCGCTGGGCGCCGGCCTTTACAACTACTACATGCACGGTGAGCTGAAGGCCGAGGGCAATTCGATCACCGAGGGCATCGGCCAGAACCGCATCACGGCGAATCTCGAAGGCGCCCCCGTGGACCGCGCCTACGCCATCCCGGACCAGGAAGCGCTGCCGCTGCTGTTCGACCTGGCACGCGAGGAAGGCCTGGTGCTGGGCGGTTCCACGGCCATCAACCTGGCCGGGGCGCGGCGCCTGGCGCGGGAACTCGGGCCGGGCCACACCATCGTCACGCTGCTGTGCGACTACGGCCAGCGCTACCAGGGCAAGCTGTGGAACCCGGCCTTTCTGCGCGAGAAAGGCCTGCCGACGCCCGACTGGCTGGCCTGA
- a CDS encoding YeaH/YhbH family protein, with amino-acid sequence MTRAQFRSFPADALRSDRSAGDRARHRQKVRQAIRDNIGDIVAEEAIIGRSGDRMVKVPIRGIREYRFVYGQNQPGVGTGEGGTEVGQSVGQGDQSGAGKGQGGNEAGQDYYETEISLEELIDIMFEDLSLPDLERKKLRQLPSEHAFQRKGFRHSGIRVHLDKKRTAMQRIRRQIAQRAGAPGVPTGEGMAGDTEKRFPFHKEDMIYRRLLPDTRPQSNAVVLCMMDTSGSMDSTKKYLARSFFFLLYQFVRSRYAEVELVFVAHHATAAEVTEDEFFHKGESGGTVISSAYQKGLEILAERYHPSLWNIYAFHCSDGDNFPGDNDKTVQAAEAICEMANLFGYGEIKPPGRGIFESSMLETFSRIKSDCFHALTIHGKEDIWPGLKAFLQKDRAAQATGGEHA; translated from the coding sequence ATGACGCGCGCCCAGTTCCGATCATTCCCAGCCGACGCACTGCGCTCGGACCGCAGCGCCGGCGATCGCGCCCGGCACCGCCAGAAGGTGCGCCAGGCGATCCGCGACAACATCGGCGACATCGTCGCCGAAGAGGCCATCATCGGCCGCAGCGGCGACCGCATGGTCAAGGTGCCGATCCGCGGCATCCGCGAATACCGCTTCGTGTACGGCCAGAACCAGCCCGGCGTCGGCACCGGCGAGGGCGGCACCGAGGTCGGCCAGAGCGTCGGCCAGGGCGACCAGTCCGGCGCCGGCAAGGGCCAGGGCGGCAACGAGGCCGGCCAGGATTACTACGAGACCGAGATCAGCCTGGAAGAGCTGATCGACATCATGTTCGAGGACCTGTCCCTGCCGGACCTGGAGCGCAAGAAGCTGCGCCAGTTGCCGTCCGAGCACGCCTTCCAGCGCAAGGGCTTCCGGCATTCCGGCATCCGCGTGCACCTGGACAAGAAACGCACCGCCATGCAACGCATCCGGCGCCAGATCGCCCAGCGTGCAGGTGCGCCGGGCGTGCCGACCGGCGAAGGCATGGCCGGCGACACCGAGAAGCGCTTCCCCTTCCACAAGGAGGACATGATCTACCGCCGCCTGCTGCCGGACACCCGGCCGCAATCGAACGCCGTGGTGCTGTGCATGATGGACACCTCCGGCTCCATGGACAGCACCAAGAAATACCTGGCGCGCTCGTTCTTCTTCCTGCTGTATCAGTTCGTGCGCAGCCGCTATGCGGAAGTCGAGCTGGTGTTCGTGGCCCACCACGCCACCGCCGCCGAGGTCACCGAGGACGAGTTCTTCCACAAGGGCGAGTCCGGCGGCACGGTGATTTCATCCGCCTATCAGAAGGGGCTGGAGATACTCGCCGAGCGCTACCACCCGAGCCTGTGGAACATCTACGCCTTCCACTGCTCGGACGGCGACAACTTCCCCGGCGACAACGACAAGACCGTGCAGGCGGCCGAGGCCATCTGCGAGATGGCCAACCTGTTCGGTTACGGCGAGATCAAGCCGCCCGGCCGCGGCATCTTCGAAAGCTCCATGCTCGAGACTTTCTCGCGCATCAAGTCCGACTGCTTCCACGCCCTGACCATCCACGGCAAGGAAGACATCTGGCCCGGCCTGAAAGCCTTTCTGCAAAAGGACCGGGCCGCACAGGCCACCGGAGGTGAACATGCGTAG
- a CDS encoding REP-associated tyrosine transposase codes for MRYRRTDTKGGTYFFTVNLAQRQLRLLVDHVAVLRAAVKEVKGRHPFHIDAFVVLPDHLHAIWTPPEGDADFAMRWMLIKAGFSRHIAKGEHRNASRIGKGERGIWQRRYWEHMIRDAHDYERHVDYVHYNPVKHGHVNRAAEWPHSSIHRYIAAGTLGYDWGGETNGRD; via the coding sequence ATGCGATATCGGCGTACGGATACAAAAGGCGGCACCTACTTCTTCACGGTGAACCTTGCGCAGCGTCAACTTCGCTTGCTGGTGGACCACGTTGCGGTTTTGCGGGCCGCTGTGAAAGAGGTGAAAGGGCGCCACCCTTTTCACATTGATGCATTCGTGGTCTTGCCGGATCACCTGCACGCAATATGGACGCCGCCGGAAGGCGACGCCGACTTTGCGATGCGGTGGATGTTGATCAAGGCAGGGTTTTCGCGACACATCGCCAAGGGTGAACACCGAAACGCGAGCCGGATTGGCAAAGGCGAGCGTGGAATCTGGCAGCGGCGGTATTGGGAGCACATGATTCGCGACGCGCACGATTACGAACGGCATGTGGATTATGTTCACTATAACCCTGTGAAGCACGGACACGTCAACCGCGCAGCGGAGTGGCCACATTCGAGCATCCATCGGTATATTGCGGCTGGCACCCTGGGTTATGATTGGGGTGGCGAGACCAACGGAAGAGATTAA
- the ilvD gene encoding dihydroxy-acid dehydratase: MPAYRSRTSTEGRNMAGARALWRATGMQESDFGKPIIAIANSYTQFVPGHVHLKDLGEIVARQIEAAGGVAREFHTIAVDDGIAMGHGGMLYSLPSRELIADSVEYMANAHCADALVCISNCDKITPGMLMAAMRLNIPAVFVSGGPMEAGKVQWKGTETAVDLIDAMIAAADPNVSDAESLAMERSACPTCGSCSGMFTANSMNCLTEALGLSLPGNGSLLATHAYRRELFEQAGRTIVELCRRWYEQGDARALPRGIATRAAFENAMALDIAMGGSTNTVLHLLAAAQEGEVDFAMADIDRLSRRVPNLCKVAPATAAYHMEDVHRAGGVLGILGELGRCGLLDLSVPTVHAPTLGDALATWDIAATANPAAHRLFGAAPGGVPTQVAFSQARTWEPEIDRAKGCIRNLEHAYSRDGGLAVLYGNLAENGCIVKTAGVDESILRFAGPARVFESQDDAVEAILGKRIQAGDVVLIRYEGPRGGPGMQEMLYPTSYLKSLGLGKACALVTDGRFSGGTSGLSIGHISPEAAAGGLIGLVEEGDRIEIDIPARRIHLAVDEAELTRRRQAMEASATPWQPKDRERSVSTALRAYARFATSADRGAVRDLNG, translated from the coding sequence ATGCCCGCCTACCGTTCCCGCACCTCCACCGAAGGCCGCAACATGGCCGGCGCGCGCGCCCTGTGGCGCGCCACCGGCATGCAGGAAAGCGACTTCGGCAAGCCGATCATCGCGATTGCCAACTCCTACACGCAGTTCGTGCCCGGCCACGTACACCTGAAGGACCTGGGCGAGATCGTGGCGCGGCAGATCGAGGCCGCCGGCGGCGTGGCGCGCGAGTTCCACACCATCGCCGTCGATGACGGCATCGCCATGGGCCACGGCGGCATGCTGTATTCGCTGCCGTCCCGCGAGCTGATCGCCGACTCGGTCGAGTACATGGCCAATGCCCACTGCGCCGACGCGCTGGTGTGCATCTCCAACTGCGACAAGATCACGCCGGGCATGCTGATGGCGGCCATGCGCCTGAACATTCCGGCGGTGTTCGTATCCGGCGGGCCAATGGAGGCCGGCAAGGTGCAGTGGAAGGGCACCGAAACGGCCGTCGACCTGATCGACGCCATGATCGCCGCCGCTGATCCGAACGTCAGCGACGCCGAGAGCCTGGCCATGGAGCGCAGCGCGTGCCCAACCTGCGGCTCGTGCTCGGGCATGTTCACGGCCAATTCCATGAACTGCCTGACCGAGGCGCTGGGTCTGAGTCTGCCCGGCAACGGCAGTCTGCTGGCCACGCATGCCTACCGGCGCGAGTTGTTCGAGCAGGCCGGTCGCACCATCGTCGAGCTGTGCCGGCGCTGGTATGAACAGGGCGATGCCCGCGCCCTGCCGCGTGGCATCGCCACCCGCGCGGCGTTCGAAAACGCCATGGCGCTCGACATCGCCATGGGCGGCTCCACCAACACCGTGCTGCACCTGCTGGCCGCCGCGCAGGAAGGCGAGGTCGACTTTGCCATGGCCGACATCGACCGCCTGTCCCGGCGCGTGCCGAACCTGTGCAAGGTGGCGCCGGCCACCGCCGCGTATCACATGGAGGACGTGCACCGCGCCGGCGGCGTGCTGGGCATCCTCGGTGAGCTGGGCCGATGCGGCCTGCTGGACCTCTCCGTGCCGACCGTGCATGCGCCGACGCTGGGCGATGCGCTGGCCACCTGGGATATCGCCGCGACCGCCAATCCGGCCGCGCACCGGCTGTTCGGCGCCGCCCCCGGCGGCGTGCCGACCCAGGTCGCGTTCTCGCAGGCGCGCACCTGGGAGCCGGAAATCGACCGCGCCAAGGGCTGCATCCGCAATCTCGAACACGCCTACAGCCGCGATGGCGGCCTGGCCGTGCTGTACGGCAACCTGGCCGAGAACGGCTGCATCGTCAAGACCGCCGGCGTGGACGAGTCCATCCTGCGCTTTGCCGGCCCGGCGCGCGTGTTCGAAAGCCAGGACGATGCCGTCGAGGCCATCCTGGGCAAGCGCATTCAGGCCGGCGACGTGGTGCTGATCCGCTACGAGGGCCCGCGCGGCGGCCCCGGCATGCAGGAAATGCTCTACCCGACCAGCTACCTGAAATCGCTGGGCCTGGGCAAGGCCTGCGCGCTGGTCACCGACGGCCGCTTCTCGGGCGGCACATCCGGTCTGTCGATTGGCCACATCTCGCCCGAGGCGGCGGCCGGCGGCCTGATCGGTTTGGTGGAGGAGGGCGACCGCATCGAGATCGACATCCCCGCCCGGCGCATTCATCTGGCCGTGGACGAAGCCGAACTCACCCGCCGGCGACAAGCGATGGAAGCATCCGCTACCCCCTGGCAGCCGAAGGACCGCGAGCGCAGCGTCTCCACGGCGCTGCGAGCCTACGCGCGCTTTGCCACCTCGGCCGACCGCGGTGCGGTGCGCGATCTGAACGGTTGA
- a CDS encoding serine protein kinase produces the protein MGTSTGSFADLIGEDRKARQEHSWQGNFLDYLELVRQDPTIPKLAHARLYEAVTAAGATDLGETDDPHLNHLFGDERIKRYHYFEKEFFGIERSIAQIVRYLHSAALRGEESRQVLYLMGPVGAGKSSLVAKLQRALEETEPVYAIDGCPIAEEPLHLIPVHLRRSFSDVLGVPIEGELCPMCRHRLETEFGGRYEDVPVARVAFSRHRRRGIGVVPPVDPNNQDTSVLIGSVDISKLDRYSESDPRVLDLSGAFNVGNRGIVEFIEVFKNEPEYLHTMITATQEKFVPAPGRHGTVYVDCAIIAHSNEAEWQKFKADHTNEAIMDRIVVVKVPYNLRLSEEIKIYEKMLRESQFRAHIAPHTLETVSMFAILSRLEPTSKCDLMTKLRLYDGEEVVKKGTTLKLSAKSLQEDTHREGLFGISTRFIMKALDNALADNPEVGINPISVREALVDMVKRADMAEDTKKLYLEFLQDTLHKAYLDILEKEVTRAFVFSFEQQAEDLFQNYLDHAEAYVNKSKVKDRNTGEELRPDESFLKSVEEQIGIVGSAAEGFRQEVMSYLWAATRRGEKVSYRAYEPLRDALEKKLLHSVRDMSRIVTKSRTRDEEQKDKYDTLIQRMMELGYNEHSAEVVLKYAANNLWKD, from the coding sequence ATGGGTACGAGTACTGGATCCTTCGCTGACCTGATCGGTGAAGACCGCAAAGCGCGCCAGGAGCACAGCTGGCAGGGCAATTTCCTGGATTACCTGGAACTGGTACGCCAAGACCCGACCATCCCGAAGCTGGCGCACGCCCGTCTGTACGAGGCGGTCACGGCGGCTGGTGCCACCGACCTTGGCGAGACCGACGACCCGCACCTGAACCACCTGTTCGGCGACGAGCGCATCAAGCGCTACCACTACTTCGAGAAGGAATTCTTCGGTATCGAGCGGTCGATCGCACAGATCGTCCGCTACCTGCACTCGGCCGCCCTGCGCGGCGAGGAAAGCCGCCAGGTGCTGTACCTGATGGGCCCGGTCGGCGCCGGCAAGAGCTCGCTGGTGGCCAAGCTGCAACGGGCGCTGGAGGAAACCGAGCCGGTCTACGCCATCGACGGCTGCCCGATCGCCGAGGAACCCCTGCATCTGATACCGGTACACCTGCGCCGCAGCTTCTCGGACGTGCTGGGCGTGCCGATCGAGGGCGAGCTTTGCCCCATGTGCCGGCACCGCCTGGAAACCGAATTCGGCGGGCGCTACGAGGACGTGCCGGTCGCGCGGGTGGCATTTTCCCGCCACCGGCGGCGGGGAATTGGCGTGGTGCCGCCGGTCGACCCGAACAACCAGGACACCTCGGTCCTGATCGGCTCGGTGGACATCTCCAAGCTCGACCGCTACTCGGAGTCCGACCCGCGGGTGCTGGACCTGTCGGGCGCCTTCAACGTCGGCAACCGCGGCATCGTCGAGTTCATCGAGGTGTTCAAGAACGAGCCCGAATACCTGCACACCATGATCACGGCCACGCAGGAGAAGTTCGTGCCGGCGCCCGGCCGCCACGGCACGGTGTACGTGGACTGCGCCATCATCGCCCACTCGAACGAGGCCGAGTGGCAGAAGTTCAAGGCCGACCACACCAACGAGGCGATCATGGATCGCATCGTGGTGGTGAAGGTGCCCTACAACCTGCGCCTATCGGAAGAGATCAAGATCTACGAGAAGATGCTGCGCGAGTCGCAGTTCCGGGCCCACATCGCGCCGCATACGCTCGAAACGGTCAGCATGTTCGCCATCCTGTCGCGCCTGGAGCCCACCTCCAAGTGCGACCTGATGACCAAGCTGCGCCTGTACGACGGCGAGGAAGTGGTCAAGAAAGGCACCACGCTGAAGCTGTCGGCCAAGTCCCTGCAGGAAGACACCCACCGCGAGGGCCTGTTCGGCATCTCGACCCGCTTCATCATGAAGGCGCTCGACAATGCGCTGGCCGACAACCCCGAAGTCGGCATCAACCCGATCAGCGTGCGCGAGGCGCTGGTGGACATGGTCAAGCGCGCCGATATGGCCGAGGACACCAAGAAGCTGTACCTGGAGTTCCTGCAGGACACCCTGCACAAGGCCTACCTGGACATCCTTGAAAAGGAGGTCACACGCGCCTTCGTGTTCTCGTTCGAACAGCAGGCCGAGGACCTGTTCCAGAACTATCTGGACCACGCCGAGGCCTACGTGAACAAGTCCAAGGTCAAGGACCGCAACACCGGCGAGGAGCTGCGCCCGGACGAGAGCTTCCTGAAATCGGTCGAGGAGCAGATCGGCATCGTCGGCTCGGCGGCCGAAGGCTTCCGGCAGGAAGTCATGTCCTACCTGTGGGCGGCCACGCGGCGCGGCGAGAAGGTCAGCTACCGGGCCTACGAGCCGCTGCGCGACGCGCTGGAGAAAAAGCTGCTGCATTCGGTGCGCGACATGAGCCGCATCGTCACCAAGTCGCGCACCCGCGACGAGGAGCAGAAGGACAAGTACGACACGCTGATCCAGCGCATGATGGAGTTGGGCTACAACGAGCACTCGGCCGAGGTGGTGCTCAAGTACGCGGCCAACAACCTGTGGAAGGACTGA
- the cobU gene encoding bifunctional adenosylcobinamide kinase/adenosylcobinamide-phosphate guanylyltransferase — translation MKTLILGGVRSGKSRLAERLARESGRPVTYIATATAGDAEMSERIAAHRARRPVDWAVIETPLALAATLHAHARADGCLIVDCLTLWLTNLLLANDEQALARERQALLDTLAVLPGDILLVGNETGMGIVPLGELTRRYCDAAGWLHQDIAACCDRVLLTVAGLPLALKGELP, via the coding sequence ATGAAAACGCTGATCCTGGGCGGTGTGCGCTCGGGCAAGAGCCGCCTCGCCGAACGGCTGGCGCGGGAATCGGGCCGGCCGGTCACCTACATCGCCACCGCCACCGCGGGCGATGCCGAGATGAGCGAGCGCATTGCCGCCCATCGTGCCCGTCGGCCGGTCGACTGGGCGGTGATCGAAACTCCGCTGGCGCTGGCCGCCACCCTGCACGCGCACGCCCGCGCCGACGGCTGCCTGATCGTCGACTGCCTGACGCTGTGGCTGACCAACCTTCTGCTGGCAAACGATGAACAGGCGCTTGCCCGCGAACGGCAGGCGCTGCTGGATACGCTCGCTGTCCTGCCGGGCGACATCCTGCTGGTCGGCAACGAAACCGGCATGGGCATCGTGCCGCTGGGCGAACTGACCCGCCGCTACTGCGACGCCGCCGGCTGGCTGCACCAGGACATTGCCGCCTGCTGCGATCGGGTGCTGCTGACCGTGGCCGGGCTGCCGCTGGCGCTCAAGGGCGAGCTGCCGTGA
- a CDS encoding SpoVR family protein, with amino-acid sequence MRSWDVDDLIGWDERIREKVAEFGLDCFPQVFEICDEEQMLGYMAYHGMPSHYPHWSYGKSFEKLKTTYDHGVSGLPYEMVINSNESIAYLMRNNSLCLQILTIAHVYGHNDFFKNNFTFQGTHPELTQSRFKARADRVRRYAEDPAIGIDKVEAVLDAAHALSFNCRRNLGVRKLGHAEQRERAIEATHGPHDPHPDIHRAPQLPEPDLRRVPLEPEEDILLFIRDHNPYLANWERDLLTIVHEEAQYFIPQIETKIMNEGWASFWHHRIVNSLDLPADLQMEFMVHHSQVVRPHPGSINPYYLGFKLWHDILRRCENPTPEERERYGGPTDGMATLMRIREADRDASFLRQFLTGRLMREMDMYEFGPEDDEYVVQRVADEDSWRQIRDTLIGSVGMAAFPVIRIDDADYDGARKLHLTHAYDGRELELGQAEKTLAYLHRLWGRGVVIETTLQDKPAQLIYDEGGFAPKLAA; translated from the coding sequence ATGCGTAGCTGGGACGTCGATGACCTGATCGGCTGGGACGAGCGCATCCGCGAGAAAGTGGCCGAATTCGGCCTGGACTGCTTCCCGCAGGTGTTCGAAATCTGCGACGAGGAGCAGATGCTCGGCTACATGGCCTACCACGGCATGCCCTCGCACTACCCGCACTGGTCCTACGGCAAGTCGTTCGAGAAGCTCAAGACCACCTACGACCACGGCGTCAGCGGCCTGCCCTACGAGATGGTCATCAACTCGAACGAGTCGATTGCGTACCTGATGCGCAACAACTCGCTGTGCCTTCAGATCCTGACCATCGCCCACGTCTACGGCCACAACGATTTCTTCAAGAACAACTTCACCTTCCAGGGCACGCACCCGGAGCTGACGCAGTCGCGCTTCAAGGCGCGCGCCGACCGCGTGCGCCGCTACGCGGAAGACCCGGCCATCGGCATCGACAAGGTGGAGGCGGTGCTGGATGCCGCCCACGCGTTGTCCTTCAACTGCCGGCGCAACCTCGGCGTGCGCAAGCTGGGTCACGCCGAACAGCGCGAGCGGGCCATCGAGGCCACGCACGGCCCGCACGACCCGCACCCGGACATCCACCGCGCGCCGCAGCTGCCCGAGCCGGACCTGCGCCGCGTGCCGCTGGAGCCGGAAGAGGACATCCTGCTGTTCATCCGCGACCACAATCCGTACCTCGCCAACTGGGAGCGGGACCTGCTGACCATCGTCCACGAGGAAGCGCAGTACTTCATCCCGCAGATCGAGACCAAGATCATGAACGAGGGCTGGGCCAGCTTCTGGCACCACCGCATCGTCAATAGCCTGGACCTGCCGGCCGACCTGCAGATGGAATTCATGGTCCACCACTCGCAGGTGGTGCGCCCGCACCCGGGCAGCATCAACCCGTATTACCTGGGCTTCAAGCTGTGGCACGACATCCTGCGCCGCTGCGAGAACCCGACCCCGGAAGAGCGCGAGCGCTACGGCGGCCCCACCGACGGCATGGCGACGCTGATGCGCATCCGCGAGGCAGACCGCGACGCCTCGTTCCTGCGCCAGTTCCTGACCGGCCGGCTGATGCGCGAGATGGACATGTACGAGTTCGGCCCGGAGGACGACGAATACGTCGTGCAGCGCGTGGCCGACGAGGACAGCTGGCGGCAGATTCGCGACACCCTGATCGGCAGCGTCGGCATGGCCGCCTTCCCGGTCATCCGCATCGACGATGCCGACTACGACGGCGCCCGCAAGCTGCACCTGACACACGCCTACGACGGCCGGGAACTGGAACTCGGCCAGGCCGAAAAGACCCTGGCCTACCTGCACCGCCTGTGGGGCCGCGGCGTGGTCATCGAAACCACGCTGCAGGACAAGCCGGCGCAGCTGATTTATGACGAGGGTGGTTTTGCGCCGAAACTCGCCGCCTGA